In a genomic window of Actinomadura rubteroloni:
- a CDS encoding dioxygenase family protein — MGRMPALFLSHGAPPLADDALWTGQLADWAADLPRPESILVISAHWEDAPLTLGAIRTVPLVYDFWGFPEHYYSVRYAAPGAPELADEVSRLLPDVHRAESRGLDHGAYVPLVEMYPDADIPVLQMSMPTLDPARLFALGRKLAPLREQGTLIVGSGFTTHNLRELHPYPSAPPPAWSTEFDAWASAAVASGDLDSLLNFRDKAPAARVAHPRTEHFAPLFVAMGAAIDSADSPAARRTVIDGFWYGLSKRSFQFD, encoded by the coding sequence ATGGGCCGGATGCCCGCCCTCTTCCTCAGCCACGGCGCGCCGCCCCTCGCCGACGACGCGCTCTGGACCGGGCAGCTCGCAGACTGGGCCGCCGACCTCCCCCGGCCCGAGTCGATCCTGGTGATCTCCGCGCATTGGGAGGACGCGCCGCTCACGCTCGGCGCGATCCGTACGGTGCCGCTGGTCTATGACTTTTGGGGATTTCCGGAGCACTACTACTCAGTGCGGTACGCGGCGCCGGGCGCGCCCGAACTGGCGGACGAGGTGAGCCGCCTTCTTCCCGACGTCCACCGCGCCGAGTCGCGCGGATTGGACCACGGCGCCTACGTCCCGCTGGTCGAGATGTATCCGGACGCCGACATCCCCGTCCTCCAGATGTCCATGCCGACGCTCGACCCCGCACGCCTGTTCGCCTTGGGTCGCAAACTGGCTCCGCTGCGCGAGCAGGGCACGCTCATCGTCGGCAGCGGCTTCACGACCCACAACCTGCGCGAACTGCACCCCTACCCGTCAGCTCCTCCCCCGGCGTGGTCCACCGAATTCGACGCCTGGGCGAGCGCGGCCGTGGCGAGCGGCGATCTGGACTCCCTCCTGAACTTCCGCGACAAGGCTCCCGCCGCACGCGTAGCGCACCCGCGCACCGAGCATTTCGCTCCCCTCTTCGTGGCGATGGGCGCGGCGATCGACTCCGCCGACTCCCCCGCCGCCCGGCGCACCGTCATCGACGGCTTCTGGTACGGACTCTCCAAGCGCTCCTTCCAGTTCGACTGA
- a CDS encoding MarR family winged helix-turn-helix transcriptional regulator: MDGVRWLDEDEQRTWRAFLWTSRLLNEALDRQLQQDSGMPHAYYVILVTLSEAPGRTLTMSELARTACSSPSRLSHAVKRLEERGWVRRVRHPDDRRTTLAKLTNEGFAVLAAAAPGHVEAVRRHLFDPLTRDQAHQLRDLLFSLLAGLDAEGLGPVQGPS, from the coding sequence GTGGACGGCGTGCGGTGGCTGGACGAGGACGAGCAGCGGACCTGGCGTGCCTTCCTCTGGACGTCACGCCTGCTCAACGAGGCCCTGGACCGGCAACTCCAGCAGGACTCGGGGATGCCGCACGCCTATTACGTGATCCTGGTGACCTTGTCCGAGGCGCCCGGCCGGACGCTGACGATGTCCGAACTGGCGCGCACGGCGTGCTCGTCCCCGAGCCGGCTGTCGCACGCGGTGAAGCGCCTGGAGGAGCGCGGCTGGGTGCGCCGCGTCCGCCACCCGGACGACCGGCGCACGACGCTGGCCAAACTTACGAACGAGGGCTTCGCCGTCCTCGCCGCCGCCGCGCCCGGCCACGTCGAGGCGGTCCGCCGCCACCTGTTCGACCCGCTGACTCGCGACCAGGCGCACCAGCTACGCGATCTGCTGTTCTCCCTGCTGGCCGGTCTCGACGCGGAGGGGCTCGGTCCCGTTCAAGGCCCGTCCTGA
- a CDS encoding MCE family protein, which yields MALALTAALLAWSAWPSVEGRRYTAVFDRAGAGLDAGRSEVKVRGIAVGKVEQVALRPDGSVLVRLRSTVSIPASTRATVEPVSFFGPKDVALDLGSGPALPEGGRITAAAPVTDATDLAGPAYALTRAIDPDEVTSILHTFGVGLRGEESALRRTLVNGATVVDATHRRSADLRAIVNDLAGIGGVLADRGDALVGAVDDLNGLAPVVYDRPDRVAKLLDEASRFASTTGAVLDRQGAHLGKIIDGAAPAVGVLAAQSPRIGQLIDVLEGFFHGLASLMNTPGPQGTLLGQGLNTLSLDFCKIFVDVC from the coding sequence GTGGCCCTGGCCTTAACGGCGGCGCTGCTCGCCTGGTCGGCGTGGCCGTCGGTGGAGGGGCGCCGGTACACGGCCGTCTTCGACCGGGCGGGGGCCGGGCTGGACGCCGGCCGGTCGGAGGTCAAGGTGCGCGGCATCGCGGTCGGGAAGGTCGAGCAGGTCGCCCTGCGTCCGGACGGCTCGGTGCTGGTCCGGCTGCGCTCCACCGTCTCGATTCCCGCGTCCACGCGCGCGACGGTCGAGCCCGTCTCGTTCTTCGGCCCGAAGGACGTCGCCCTCGACCTCGGCAGCGGCCCGGCGCTGCCGGAGGGCGGGAGGATCACCGCGGCCGCGCCGGTCACGGACGCCACCGACCTCGCCGGTCCCGCCTACGCGCTCACCCGGGCGATCGACCCGGACGAGGTCACGTCGATTCTGCACACGTTCGGCGTCGGCCTGCGCGGCGAGGAGAGCGCTCTGCGCCGCACGCTGGTCAACGGCGCGACCGTCGTGGATGCCACGCACCGCAGGAGTGCCGATCTCAGGGCCATCGTGAACGACCTGGCCGGAATCGGCGGCGTGCTCGCCGACCGCGGCGACGCGCTCGTCGGCGCGGTGGACGACCTCAACGGCTTGGCCCCCGTCGTCTACGACCGTCCCGACCGGGTTGCGAAACTGCTGGACGAGGCGTCGCGCTTCGCCTCGACGACGGGCGCGGTCCTGGACCGCCAGGGCGCCCACCTCGGCAAGATCATCGACGGTGCGGCGCCGGCCGTCGGCGTCCTGGCCGCCCAGTCGCCTCGGATCGGCCAGCTCATCGACGTCCTCGAGGGCTTCTTCCATGGCCTGGCCAGCCTGATGAACACACCTGGCCCCCAGGGCACTCTGCTCGGCCAGGGCTTGAACACCCTGTCCCTGGACTTCTGCAAGATCTTTGTAGACGTCTGCTGA
- a CDS encoding helix-turn-helix domain-containing protein, whose product MPPPHACARPEELLAHLDSAHARVQDGGRAAVRPAIAESWRRSRCGGVDAAASAAPAALDDAQVAGVRAGHPLAAHVPMLRELLGGAPGDGAQLMVVTDGEGTVLWAEGPRRLRRAADAIGLAEGFRWSESAIGTNGIGTALAAGGPQYVFAAEHAVHVLHRWSCAGAPVTDPDSGEFVGCLDVSDTVERLHPASVRLVDAVARLAETALAAEMRVRDERLRDAYGRHLRALRGEPGLLVTATGRVLADRHGRWRGRRLAAPAPGAWIVLPDGRRAQAEPVGEAFLLRPDAPGAPPRDRPLLTLALLGTERPAAWLDGRRVALSARHAEILALLALHPRGMSGERLALCLYGEDGSPVTVRAEMHRLRARLGGVVEGRPYRLECAVDADVLAVRRCLDAGDAAGAARHYAGALLPASDAPAIREERDELAVRVRGLLLRRGTAEALWTYARTAEGAQDAEVVERLAAALPPGDPRGPAVAARGERLREEF is encoded by the coding sequence GTGCCCCCGCCGCACGCGTGCGCGCGTCCGGAGGAGCTTCTCGCGCATCTGGACAGCGCGCACGCGCGCGTCCAGGACGGCGGCCGGGCGGCGGTGCGGCCCGCGATCGCCGAGTCGTGGCGCCGGTCGCGATGCGGCGGGGTCGACGCGGCGGCGTCGGCGGCCCCGGCGGCGCTGGACGACGCGCAGGTCGCGGGCGTGCGGGCGGGCCATCCGCTGGCCGCGCACGTCCCGATGCTGCGCGAGCTGCTGGGCGGCGCGCCGGGCGACGGCGCGCAGCTCATGGTCGTCACCGACGGCGAGGGAACGGTCCTGTGGGCCGAGGGGCCGCGCCGGCTGCGGCGGGCGGCGGACGCGATTGGGCTGGCCGAGGGCTTCCGCTGGTCGGAGTCGGCGATCGGGACGAACGGGATCGGCACCGCGCTGGCGGCCGGCGGCCCGCAGTACGTGTTCGCGGCCGAGCACGCCGTCCACGTCCTGCACCGCTGGTCGTGCGCGGGCGCGCCGGTCACCGATCCCGACAGCGGCGAGTTCGTCGGCTGCCTGGACGTCAGCGACACGGTGGAGCGGCTGCATCCGGCGTCGGTGCGCTTGGTGGACGCGGTCGCGCGGCTGGCCGAGACGGCCCTGGCCGCCGAGATGCGGGTGCGCGACGAACGGCTCCGCGACGCCTACGGACGGCATCTGCGGGCGTTGCGCGGCGAGCCCGGCCTGCTGGTGACGGCGACGGGCCGCGTGCTGGCGGACCGCCACGGCCGGTGGCGCGGACGGCGTCTGGCGGCCCCGGCGCCGGGCGCGTGGATCGTCCTGCCGGACGGGCGGCGCGCACAGGCCGAGCCGGTGGGGGAGGCGTTCCTGCTGCGTCCAGACGCGCCGGGCGCGCCGCCGCGGGACCGTCCGCTGCTGACGCTGGCGCTGCTCGGCACGGAGCGTCCGGCGGCGTGGCTGGACGGCCGGCGCGTCGCGCTGTCGGCCCGGCACGCCGAGATCCTGGCGCTGCTGGCGCTGCATCCGCGCGGGATGAGCGGGGAGCGGCTGGCGCTGTGCCTGTACGGGGAGGACGGCAGCCCGGTGACGGTCCGCGCCGAGATGCACCGGCTCCGGGCGCGGCTCGGCGGCGTCGTCGAGGGACGCCCGTACCGGCTGGAGTGCGCGGTGGACGCCGACGTGCTCGCGGTGCGCCGGTGCCTGGACGCGGGCGACGCGGCGGGCGCGGCGCGGCACTACGCCGGTGCGCTGCTGCCCGCGTCGGACGCGCCCGCGATCCGGGAGGAGCGCGACGAACTGGCCGTCCGGGTGCGGGGCCTGCTGCTGCGGCGCGGCACGGCCGAGGCGCTGTGGACGTACGCACGGACGGCCGAGGGCGCGCAGGACGCCGAGGTCGTGGAGCGGCTGGCGGCGGCGCTGCCGCCGGGGGACCCGCGCGGTCCGGCGGTCGCGGCGCGCGGCGAGCGGCTGCGCGAGGAGTTCTAG
- a CDS encoding histidine phosphatase family protein: MWDVNALEWLILARHGESTGNVAYRAAHAAGADESGIGERDADIPLSPAGRAQAARLGDRLAALPSDERPDLARVSPFLRARDTLAIALDRAGLALDTRVDERLRDRDQGVFEGLTAHGVEHRHPEEAARLRKLGKFYYRPPGGECWADLVLRLRSFYRDLSLDAPGRRVLVVAHDAVIVTSRYIAEDLTEAEVLDVERTPVENASISRWRNAGGQLRPVCYNDCDHLSGVC; the protein is encoded by the coding sequence ATGTGGGACGTGAACGCGCTGGAGTGGCTGATCCTCGCCCGGCACGGCGAGAGCACCGGGAACGTCGCCTACCGCGCCGCGCACGCCGCCGGGGCCGACGAGAGCGGCATCGGCGAGCGCGACGCGGACATCCCGCTGTCGCCCGCGGGCCGCGCCCAGGCCGCCCGGCTCGGCGACCGGCTCGCCGCCCTCCCCTCGGACGAGCGGCCCGACCTCGCCCGCGTCTCCCCGTTCCTGCGCGCCCGCGACACGCTCGCGATCGCCCTCGACCGGGCCGGGCTCGCCCTCGACACCCGCGTGGACGAACGGCTCCGCGACCGCGACCAGGGCGTCTTCGAGGGGCTCACCGCGCACGGCGTCGAACACCGCCACCCCGAGGAGGCGGCGCGGCTGCGCAAGCTCGGCAAGTTCTACTACCGTCCGCCGGGCGGCGAGTGCTGGGCCGACCTGGTGCTGCGGCTACGCAGCTTCTACCGCGACCTGTCGCTGGACGCCCCCGGGCGGCGCGTGCTCGTCGTCGCGCACGACGCGGTGATCGTCACCTCCCGGTACATCGCCGAGGACCTCACCGAGGCCGAAGTGCTGGACGTCGAGCGCACGCCCGTCGAGAACGCCTCCATCAGCCGCTGGCGCAACGCCGGCGGACAGCTGCGGCCCGTCTGCTACAACGACTGCGACCACCTGTCCGGCGTCTGCTAG
- a CDS encoding NERD domain-containing protein, with protein sequence MFGSSIYLRDRAAFAGGTPQAVYAELWHRGRKRRIRSRVIYSVLALVLCWVLLNPFIGVAAGVLVAAVDFGFAWYGYQTSSVWRRGLRGDRRMNTIFKYTLERRGHRVLHGRVVPGHGTADQIVVGPGGVWLVQNDAWHPGTEITAYGGKLFIDGRTPSKLVGGLHGAAEQTARLLSERTGTEVTVTPVLAVHGGRVKRPPLVADGITFAPPLKMLRWIRSHPTAELSPEDVETIVRAAVHVLPIGGRTMTST encoded by the coding sequence ATGTTCGGAAGCTCCATCTATCTCAGGGACAGGGCCGCCTTCGCCGGAGGCACCCCGCAGGCCGTGTACGCGGAGCTCTGGCACCGGGGGCGGAAACGCCGCATCCGCAGCCGTGTAATTTACAGCGTTCTGGCGCTCGTTTTGTGCTGGGTCCTCCTGAACCCCTTTATCGGCGTCGCCGCGGGCGTCCTGGTTGCGGCCGTCGACTTCGGGTTCGCCTGGTACGGCTACCAGACGTCCAGTGTCTGGCGGCGCGGGCTGCGCGGCGACCGGCGCATGAACACGATCTTCAAGTACACGCTGGAGCGGCGCGGCCACCGGGTGCTGCACGGCCGGGTCGTCCCCGGGCACGGCACCGCCGACCAGATCGTCGTCGGGCCGGGCGGGGTCTGGCTCGTCCAGAACGACGCCTGGCACCCCGGCACCGAGATCACCGCCTACGGCGGGAAGCTGTTCATCGACGGGCGGACGCCGTCCAAGCTCGTCGGCGGCCTGCACGGCGCGGCCGAGCAGACCGCGCGGCTGCTGTCGGAGCGCACCGGCACCGAGGTCACGGTCACGCCGGTGCTGGCCGTCCACGGCGGACGGGTCAAGCGCCCGCCGCTCGTCGCCGACGGCATCACGTTCGCGCCGCCGCTGAAGATGCTGCGCTGGATCCGGTCCCACCCGACCGCCGAGCTGTCGCCCGAGGACGTCGAGACGATCGTCCGGGCGGCCGTCCACGTGCTCCCGATCGGAGGACGCACGATGACCTCGACCTGA
- a CDS encoding ATP-dependent RNA helicase: protein MRPDTLPVRAAVPALRAALAGPGAAVLAAPPGTGKTTHVPLALAGLAGDAPAVDGTVVVAEPRRLAARAAARRMAWTLGERVGGRIGVTVRGEHRPGTHVQVVTTGVLLRRLQDEPDLPGVGAVILDECHERHLDADTALAFLLDVRATLRPGLRLVAASATADTGPWARLLGAGGEPAPVVETRAAAHPVETVWAPPDRPVAPPHGTRTDPALLAHVAATVRRALAERDGDVLCFLPGAGEIARVAALLDGPFDVLRVHGRAPAAVQDAVLAPGERRRVVLATSVAESSLTVPGVRIVVDAGLAREPRTDHARGLGALTTVRASRAAADQRAGRAGREAPGAVYRCWSEAEHARLPARPRPEIALADLTGFALEAACWGDPDASGLALPDPPPPAALTAARAVLAALGATGPDGRVTPRGRELARLGVPPRLARAALDGAALVGARTAAEIVALLSEPPQDAGDDLTAVWRRLRRGGDGPAARWADEARRLERSLPKPSGRLERSRPRPSAQPPAGPMDNAGKLERSRSGSAAQPPPGDVAAGSTDVAGRPVSGDVAAGLVVALAFPERVARLRGRDHLMASGTGAAFGPGSALAAARPEWLAVAVADRPAGSAAARIRLAVAIDAATAERAAAPLRATEDEVVWRDGDVVARRVERLGAIELAARPLPDPPAERVAAALADGLDAEGLALLDWTPAATALRERFAFLRAALGDPWPAVDDAALLARAPGWLAAAGARRRADLRRVDVAAALRGLVPWECAARLEEFAPERVQVPSGSRVRVDYSGDRPVLAVRLQELFGWDAAPALAGGRVPLVVHLLSPAGRPAAVTADLAAFWREGYRAVRADLRGRYPRHPWPEDPAAEPPTRRAKPRR, encoded by the coding sequence ATGCGCCCCGACACCCTGCCGGTGCGGGCGGCCGTCCCCGCGCTGCGCGCCGCCCTGGCCGGGCCGGGCGCGGCCGTGCTCGCCGCGCCGCCCGGCACCGGCAAGACGACCCACGTCCCGCTCGCGCTCGCCGGGCTGGCCGGGGACGCGCCCGCCGTGGACGGGACGGTCGTCGTCGCCGAGCCCCGCCGCCTCGCGGCCCGCGCCGCCGCGCGCCGGATGGCGTGGACGCTCGGGGAGCGCGTCGGCGGGCGGATCGGCGTGACCGTCCGGGGCGAGCACAGACCGGGCACGCACGTGCAGGTCGTGACGACGGGCGTGCTGCTGCGGCGGCTCCAGGACGAACCGGACCTGCCCGGCGTCGGCGCGGTGATCCTGGACGAGTGCCACGAACGCCATCTGGACGCCGACACCGCGCTGGCGTTCCTGCTGGACGTCCGCGCGACGCTGCGTCCCGGGCTGCGGCTCGTCGCGGCCTCGGCGACCGCCGACACCGGCCCGTGGGCGCGGCTGCTCGGCGCGGGCGGCGAACCGGCGCCCGTCGTGGAGACGCGGGCCGCCGCGCACCCGGTGGAGACGGTGTGGGCCCCGCCGGACCGCCCCGTCGCGCCCCCGCACGGCACCCGCACCGACCCCGCGCTGCTCGCGCACGTCGCCGCGACCGTGCGCCGCGCGCTCGCCGAACGCGACGGCGACGTGCTGTGCTTCCTGCCCGGCGCGGGGGAGATCGCGCGGGTCGCGGCACTGCTGGACGGGCCGTTCGACGTCCTGCGCGTCCACGGCCGGGCGCCCGCCGCCGTGCAGGACGCGGTGCTCGCGCCGGGGGAGCGGCGCCGGGTCGTCCTCGCCACGTCGGTCGCCGAGTCGAGCCTGACCGTGCCGGGCGTCCGGATCGTCGTGGACGCCGGGCTGGCCCGCGAGCCGCGCACCGACCACGCGCGGGGGCTCGGTGCGCTGACGACCGTCCGGGCGTCGCGCGCGGCGGCCGACCAGCGCGCCGGACGCGCCGGACGCGAGGCCCCCGGAGCCGTCTACCGCTGCTGGAGCGAGGCCGAGCACGCGCGGCTGCCCGCCCGGCCGCGCCCGGAGATCGCGCTCGCCGACCTCACCGGGTTCGCGCTGGAGGCCGCGTGCTGGGGCGACCCGGACGCGTCCGGGCTCGCGCTGCCCGACCCGCCGCCGCCCGCCGCGCTCACCGCCGCCCGCGCCGTCCTCGCCGCGCTCGGCGCGACCGGCCCGGACGGCCGCGTCACCCCGCGCGGCCGGGAGCTGGCGCGGCTCGGCGTCCCGCCCCGCCTGGCGCGCGCCGCGCTGGACGGCGCCGCGCTCGTCGGCGCCCGCACCGCCGCCGAGATCGTCGCGCTCCTGTCCGAGCCCCCGCAGGACGCGGGCGACGACCTGACCGCCGTGTGGCGGCGGCTGCGGCGCGGCGGCGACGGCCCGGCGGCCCGCTGGGCGGACGAAGCACGCCGCCTGGAGCGCTCCCTGCCGAAACCGTCGGGGCGGCTGGAGCGCTCGCGGCCGAGACCGTCGGCCCAGCCGCCGGCGGGTCCCATGGACAATGCGGGAAAGCTGGAGCGCTCGCGGTCGGGGTCGGCGGCCCAGCCGCCGCCCGGCGACGTGGCGGCGGGGTCCACGGACGTGGCGGGGCGGCCGGTGTCCGGGGACGTGGCGGCGGGGCTCGTCGTCGCGCTGGCGTTTCCCGAACGTGTCGCCCGGCTGCGGGGGCGCGACCACCTCATGGCGTCCGGGACCGGGGCGGCGTTCGGGCCCGGTTCCGCGCTCGCCGCCGCCAGGCCCGAGTGGCTGGCCGTCGCGGTCGCCGACCGGCCCGCCGGGTCGGCGGCGGCGCGGATCCGGCTGGCCGTCGCCATCGACGCCGCCACGGCCGAACGGGCCGCCGCGCCGCTGCGCGCCACCGAGGACGAAGTCGTCTGGCGGGACGGCGACGTCGTGGCGCGCCGGGTGGAACGGCTCGGGGCGATCGAACTCGCCGCGCGTCCGCTGCCCGACCCGCCCGCCGAGCGCGTCGCCGCCGCGCTGGCCGACGGGCTCGACGCCGAGGGACTCGCGCTCCTGGACTGGACGCCCGCCGCCACCGCGCTGCGCGAGCGCTTCGCCTTCCTGCGCGCCGCGCTCGGCGACCCCTGGCCCGCCGTGGACGACGCCGCGCTGCTCGCCCGCGCCCCCGGCTGGCTCGCCGCCGCCGGCGCCCGCCGCCGCGCGGACCTGCGGCGCGTCGACGTCGCGGCGGCGCTGCGCGGCCTCGTGCCGTGGGAGTGCGCGGCGCGGCTGGAGGAGTTCGCGCCCGAACGCGTGCAGGTCCCGTCGGGGTCCCGGGTCCGTGTGGACTACTCCGGCGACCGGCCCGTCCTCGCCGTCCGGCTCCAGGAGCTGTTCGGCTGGGACGCCGCGCCCGCGCTCGCCGGGGGCCGCGTCCCGCTCGTCGTGCACCTGCTGTCCCCGGCGGGCCGGCCCGCCGCCGTCACCGCCGACCTCGCGGCGTTCTGGCGGGAGGGGTACCGGGCCGTCCGCGCCGACCTGCGCGGACGCTACCCGCGCCACCCCTGGCCGGAGGACCCGGCGGCCGAGCCCCCGACGCGCCGCGCCAAGCCGCGCCGCTGA
- a CDS encoding TetR/AcrR family transcriptional regulator — MTESGDPRRALALLWGRPAPPRRGPKPRLTVERIVAAAVAVADADGLDALSMRRVGEDLGVSPMTLYTYVPGKAELLDLMWDRAWAGLVPPGAVGWRDALEHIAREHWRFYHRHPWLLAAATSRPRLGPHTLDRYEIALAAVDGLGLTDVEMDAVVALVEGFAASAARASVEARAAERRTGRTDLEWWEATAPVLAELVEPDRYPLATRVGAAAGQEHQAASDPEHAFAFGLARVLDGIAALVAARS; from the coding sequence GTGACCGAGTCCGGGGATCCGCGCCGCGCGCTCGCCCTGCTGTGGGGCCGTCCCGCCCCGCCCCGGCGCGGCCCGAAGCCCCGGCTGACCGTCGAGCGGATCGTCGCGGCGGCCGTCGCGGTCGCCGACGCCGACGGCCTGGACGCCCTGTCGATGCGGCGCGTCGGCGAAGATCTCGGCGTCTCCCCCATGACGCTCTACACCTACGTCCCGGGCAAGGCCGAGCTGCTGGACCTCATGTGGGACCGGGCGTGGGCGGGGCTCGTCCCGCCCGGCGCCGTGGGCTGGCGGGACGCGCTGGAGCACATCGCGCGCGAGCACTGGCGGTTCTACCACCGGCATCCGTGGCTGCTGGCGGCGGCGACGTCGCGTCCGCGTCTCGGGCCGCACACGCTGGACCGGTACGAGATCGCGCTCGCGGCGGTGGACGGCCTCGGCCTCACCGACGTCGAGATGGACGCGGTCGTCGCGCTGGTCGAGGGGTTCGCGGCGAGCGCGGCCCGCGCGTCGGTGGAGGCGCGGGCGGCCGAGCGCCGCACCGGGCGCACCGACCTGGAGTGGTGGGAGGCGACGGCGCCGGTCCTCGCCGAGCTGGTCGAGCCGGACCGGTACCCGCTGGCGACGCGGGTCGGGGCGGCCGCCGGGCAGGAGCACCAGGCCGCGTCCGACCCCGAGCACGCGTTCGCGTTCGGGCTCGCGCGCGTCCTGGACGGGATCGCCGCGCTCGTCGCCGCCCGGTCCTGA
- a CDS encoding nucleotidyl cyclase domain-containing protein, producing MRPQTGHPLSYRLLLAVDIQAYSSRSTSEQLRAQSDLCAALDAAAARTGLDRSRWDEQVGGDGELATLPEGTDPAPVAGDFVIAFGRALAELNKGRGDRRALRVRLALHHGTLTAGPFGPAGDAPIVVQRLLDSTPLRRLLRDDAARDVAYAVSDSLFEDVVRTGFCALPPRDFDPIRVRAKGAVFRGHVLTGPLRGPRGADGVPGPPVPSARIPGFPVLA from the coding sequence ATGCGACCGCAGACCGGTCATCCGCTGTCCTACCGTCTGCTGCTGGCGGTGGACATCCAGGCGTACAGCAGCCGCAGCACGAGCGAGCAGCTCCGCGCCCAGAGCGACCTGTGCGCTGCGCTGGACGCCGCCGCAGCGCGCACCGGGCTCGACCGCTCCCGCTGGGACGAGCAGGTCGGCGGCGACGGCGAGCTGGCGACGCTGCCCGAGGGCACCGACCCCGCGCCCGTCGCCGGGGACTTCGTCATCGCGTTCGGCCGGGCGCTCGCCGAGCTGAACAAGGGCCGGGGCGACCGGCGGGCGCTGCGCGTCCGGCTCGCGCTGCACCACGGCACGCTCACCGCGGGGCCGTTCGGCCCGGCGGGCGACGCGCCGATCGTCGTGCAGCGCCTGCTGGACTCCACGCCGCTGCGCCGCCTGCTGCGCGACGACGCCGCGCGCGACGTGGCGTACGCGGTGTCGGACTCGCTGTTCGAGGACGTCGTCCGCACCGGGTTCTGCGCCCTCCCGCCCCGCGACTTCGACCCGATCCGGGTCCGGGCGAAGGGGGCGGTGTTCCGCGGGCACGTCCTGACGGGTCCGCTGCGCGGTCCGCGCGGCGCGGACGGCGTGCCCGGCCCGCCCGTCCCGTCGGCGCGGATCCCCGGCTTCCCCGTCCTCGCCTGA